One region of Flavobacterium sp. KACC 22763 genomic DNA includes:
- a CDS encoding DEAD/DEAH box helicase, translated as MNIFKKINEQKQKDIELPIDPNELFYSLKKEKEYSYLRGIQEEALTIWHSKRNNNNLLLKMNTGAGKTLVGLLILYSKMIETKKRSIFLCADKQLVNQVFEQSKKYNIPTCCIGNDNEFPEDFLNNKSILITTVHKLFNGKNIFDKYKIEVESIVIDDAHKCIEKVQESFTIKIPREHKMYEALLNLFSAELKRQAPGSYEAIKTEQPDYYMKLPFWSWIDNKESVIKIFSNYLGELDTLLFKWDLFHNNYNQYELYIKGSQIEISPIKCFTQNIITYSNAKYKYALSATFENDSDLLYDLDFSLDAINNPIEPKDRKDYGQRLILTPQRYFQGFGVDNIKEIVDHHLKNSENVLVLVPSYREARLWEDIGATIINENIENEIDNLKNSKGNFVVLANRYDGIDLGGDSCNVLIIHEHPKYKFIKDRYYETILHKTNTNIIAQTIEQGLGRTVRSGNDYSVIYLLGKNILRFLRYKENFKYLNKHTRKQIEIGLDLLTQGKEEEELTSEQFNDLICETADYCLSQDDHWLVTYQNFMNETENDNLDLNREEILEIKDLEKKAILEFINGKIQKSLDLIQKILNKNISSPERAIYTTLYSNIAYLIDKNLSNDMIIKARDFSRHTFDPFLSQEFAKKQLKFDNQISKSLKYLQSFSTLNDAIHSINETINDLRFDPNNPSEKFEAAIKSLGKILGFTSFRPEKEKNEGCDNLWLMENNTCLIMESKSEKLHQNLICKDNIGQIMNSINWFNEKYLNDNIIYYGVTVQYNKRKERDVVLNERLRSIDNTSLEKIKSSLLKFTDFLSKNQLNNLSEQQIKAEFNSYNFLSEQFVSTYLTKII; from the coding sequence AAAAATGAATACAGGTGCTGGTAAAACACTTGTAGGGTTATTAATTTTATACTCCAAAATGATTGAAACAAAAAAAAGATCAATCTTTTTATGCGCTGATAAACAATTAGTAAACCAAGTTTTTGAGCAATCCAAAAAATATAATATACCTACATGTTGCATAGGAAATGATAATGAGTTTCCTGAAGATTTTTTAAACAACAAATCCATCTTAATTACAACAGTTCATAAATTATTTAATGGTAAAAATATTTTTGACAAATATAAAATTGAAGTTGAATCAATTGTAATAGACGATGCTCATAAGTGTATCGAAAAAGTCCAAGAGTCTTTTACCATTAAAATACCTAGAGAGCACAAAATGTACGAAGCATTGCTCAATCTTTTTTCTGCTGAATTAAAAAGACAAGCTCCTGGTTCTTATGAAGCAATTAAAACTGAGCAACCGGATTACTATATGAAACTACCTTTTTGGAGTTGGATTGATAATAAAGAATCCGTTATTAAAATCTTTTCAAATTATTTAGGAGAATTAGATACATTACTTTTTAAATGGGATTTATTTCACAATAATTATAACCAATATGAATTATACATTAAAGGGTCACAAATTGAAATTTCACCAATTAAATGCTTTACGCAAAATATTATTACATATTCAAATGCGAAATATAAATATGCTCTATCTGCCACATTTGAAAATGATTCTGACCTCTTATACGATTTGGATTTCTCTTTAGATGCTATAAACAATCCTATAGAACCTAAAGACAGAAAAGATTATGGACAAAGATTAATTCTGACTCCGCAAAGATATTTTCAAGGGTTTGGTGTTGATAACATAAAAGAAATTGTAGATCACCATTTAAAAAATAGTGAGAATGTACTAGTATTAGTTCCATCTTACAGAGAAGCAAGATTATGGGAAGATATTGGAGCTACAATTATCAATGAAAATATTGAGAATGAAATTGATAATCTTAAAAATTCAAAAGGAAATTTTGTTGTCTTAGCAAATCGATATGATGGTATAGATTTAGGAGGAGATTCATGTAATGTCTTAATTATTCATGAACACCCAAAATATAAATTTATTAAGGATAGATATTATGAAACAATTCTACATAAAACTAACACTAATATTATAGCCCAAACTATCGAACAAGGATTAGGTAGAACGGTTAGATCTGGAAATGATTATAGCGTCATTTATCTTCTTGGCAAAAATATATTAAGATTTTTAAGATATAAAGAGAATTTCAAATATCTAAATAAACACACAAGGAAGCAAATAGAAATCGGACTAGATTTATTAACACAAGGTAAGGAAGAAGAAGAGCTTACCAGTGAGCAATTTAATGATTTAATATGCGAAACTGCAGATTACTGTCTTTCACAAGATGATCATTGGCTTGTGACCTACCAAAACTTCATGAATGAAACAGAAAATGACAATTTAGATTTGAATAGAGAAGAAATATTAGAAATAAAAGATTTAGAAAAGAAAGCCATTTTAGAGTTTATTAATGGGAAAATTCAAAAATCACTAGATCTAATTCAAAAAATATTGAATAAAAACATTTCTTCTCCAGAAAGAGCGATTTATACAACACTATACTCTAATATAGCATATTTAATAGACAAGAATCTATCTAACGATATGATTATTAAAGCTCGAGATTTCTCTCGACATACTTTTGATCCTTTCCTATCGCAAGAATTTGCTAAAAAACAATTAAAATTTGACAACCAAATTTCAAAATCATTAAAATATTTACAATCTTTTTCAACTTTAAATGATGCAATTCATTCTATTAATGAAACCATAAATGACTTAAGATTTGATCCTAATAACCCATCAGAAAAATTTGAAGCGGCAATTAAGTCCCTTGGAAAAATTTTAGGTTTTACGTCTTTCAGGCCTGAAAAAGAAAAAAATGAAGGCTGTGATAATTTATGGTTAATGGAAAACAACACATGTTTAATTATGGAGTCAAAGTCCGAAAAATTACATCAAAATTTGATTTGCAAGGATAATATTGGACAAATAATGAATTCAATAAATTGGTTCAATGAAAAGTATCTGAATGACAATATAATATATTACGGAGTTACAGTACAATACAATAAAAGAAAAGAAAGAGATGTAGTCCTAAACGAAAGATTACGATCTATAGATAATACAAGTTTAGAGAAGATAAAAAGTTCTTTATTAAAATTTACAGATTTTCTATCAAAAAATCAATTAAATAATTTATCAGAACAACAGATCAAAGCTGAATTTAATTCATACAACTTTCTTAGCGAACAATTTGTGTCTACATACTTAACAAAGATAATTTAA